The following are encoded in a window of Catharus ustulatus isolate bCatUst1 chromosome 12, bCatUst1.pri.v2, whole genome shotgun sequence genomic DNA:
- the NR2F2 gene encoding COUP transcription factor 2 isoform X2 gives MLLLQAGLPKTTARPTALRAEKSLLRSVQRGRMPPTQPTHGQFALTNGDPLNCHSYLSGYISLLLRAEPYPTSRFGSQCMQPNNIMGIENICELAARMLFSAVEWARNIPFFPDLQITDQVALLRLTWSELFVLNAAQCSMPLHVAPLLAAAGLHASPMSADRVVAFMDHIRIFQEQVEKLKALHVDSAEYSCLKAIVLFTSDACGLSDVAHVESLQEKSQCALEEYVRSQYPNQPTRFGKLLLRLPSLRTVSSSVIEQLFFVRLVGKTPIETLIRDMLLSGSSFNWPYMSIQ, from the exons ATGTTGCTGCTGCAAGCTGGACTTCCAAAAACTACGGCGAGACCGACCGCTCTCCGCGCCGAGAAGAGTCTCCTCCGCT CGGTCCAGAGGGGCAGAATGCCACCCACACAGCCAACTCATGGTCAGTTCGCCTTGACAAATGGGGACCCTCTCAACTGCCATTCCTACCTATCCGGATATATCTCCCTTCttctgagagcagagccctaCCCCACCTCCCGCTTTGGCAGTCAGTGCATGCAACCCAACAACATCATGGGCATCGAGAACATTTGTGAACTGGCAGCTAGGATGCTCTTCAGCGCGGTGGAGTGGGCCAGGAATATCCCCTTCTTCCCAGACCTCCAGATCACAGACCAGGTGGCCCTCCTGAGGCTGACCTGGAGCGAGTTATTTGTCCTCAACGCTGCCCAGTGCTCCATGCCCCTCCACGTAGCTCcgctcctggcagctgctggcctGCACGCTTCGCCAATGTCTGCTGACCGAGTGGTCGCCTTTATGGACCACATACGAATCTTCCAAGAGCAAgtagaaaaactgaaagcattGCATGTCGACTCTGCAGAATATAGCTGTTTAAAGGCCATAGTCCTCTTCACCTCAG ATGCCTGTGGTCTCTCTGATGTAGCCCATGTTGAAAGTTTACAGGAGAAGTCACAGTGTGCTTTGGAAGAGTATGTTAGGAGCCAGTATCCCAACCAGCCAACACGATTCGGGAAGCTATTACTACGTCTCCCCTCCCTTCGCACTGTCTCCTCTTCTGTCATAGAGCAATTGTTTTTCGTCCGTTTGGTAGGTAAAACCCCCATAGAAACCCTAATCAGGGATATGTTACTGTCTGGCAGCAGTTTTAACTGGCCTTACATGTCCATTCAATAA
- the NR2F2 gene encoding COUP transcription factor 2 isoform X3: MQAIWDLEQGKYGFVSSLFTAAVQRGRMPPTQPTHGQFALTNGDPLNCHSYLSGYISLLLRAEPYPTSRFGSQCMQPNNIMGIENICELAARMLFSAVEWARNIPFFPDLQITDQVALLRLTWSELFVLNAAQCSMPLHVAPLLAAAGLHASPMSADRVVAFMDHIRIFQEQVEKLKALHVDSAEYSCLKAIVLFTSDACGLSDVAHVESLQEKSQCALEEYVRSQYPNQPTRFGKLLLRLPSLRTVSSSVIEQLFFVRLVGKTPIETLIRDMLLSGSSFNWPYMSIQ, translated from the exons ATGCAAGCGATTTGGGACCTTGAACAAGGCAAATATGGTTTTG TTTCTTCTTTATTTACTGCAGCGGTCCAGAGGGGCAGAATGCCACCCACACAGCCAACTCATGGTCAGTTCGCCTTGACAAATGGGGACCCTCTCAACTGCCATTCCTACCTATCCGGATATATCTCCCTTCttctgagagcagagccctaCCCCACCTCCCGCTTTGGCAGTCAGTGCATGCAACCCAACAACATCATGGGCATCGAGAACATTTGTGAACTGGCAGCTAGGATGCTCTTCAGCGCGGTGGAGTGGGCCAGGAATATCCCCTTCTTCCCAGACCTCCAGATCACAGACCAGGTGGCCCTCCTGAGGCTGACCTGGAGCGAGTTATTTGTCCTCAACGCTGCCCAGTGCTCCATGCCCCTCCACGTAGCTCcgctcctggcagctgctggcctGCACGCTTCGCCAATGTCTGCTGACCGAGTGGTCGCCTTTATGGACCACATACGAATCTTCCAAGAGCAAgtagaaaaactgaaagcattGCATGTCGACTCTGCAGAATATAGCTGTTTAAAGGCCATAGTCCTCTTCACCTCAG ATGCCTGTGGTCTCTCTGATGTAGCCCATGTTGAAAGTTTACAGGAGAAGTCACAGTGTGCTTTGGAAGAGTATGTTAGGAGCCAGTATCCCAACCAGCCAACACGATTCGGGAAGCTATTACTACGTCTCCCCTCCCTTCGCACTGTCTCCTCTTCTGTCATAGAGCAATTGTTTTTCGTCCGTTTGGTAGGTAAAACCCCCATAGAAACCCTAATCAGGGATATGTTACTGTCTGGCAGCAGTTTTAACTGGCCTTACATGTCCATTCAATAA
- the NR2F2 gene encoding COUP transcription factor 2 isoform X4, protein MQAIWDLEQGKYGFAVQRGRMPPTQPTHGQFALTNGDPLNCHSYLSGYISLLLRAEPYPTSRFGSQCMQPNNIMGIENICELAARMLFSAVEWARNIPFFPDLQITDQVALLRLTWSELFVLNAAQCSMPLHVAPLLAAAGLHASPMSADRVVAFMDHIRIFQEQVEKLKALHVDSAEYSCLKAIVLFTSDACGLSDVAHVESLQEKSQCALEEYVRSQYPNQPTRFGKLLLRLPSLRTVSSSVIEQLFFVRLVGKTPIETLIRDMLLSGSSFNWPYMSIQ, encoded by the exons ATGCAAGCGATTTGGGACCTTGAACAAGGCAAATATGGTTTTG CGGTCCAGAGGGGCAGAATGCCACCCACACAGCCAACTCATGGTCAGTTCGCCTTGACAAATGGGGACCCTCTCAACTGCCATTCCTACCTATCCGGATATATCTCCCTTCttctgagagcagagccctaCCCCACCTCCCGCTTTGGCAGTCAGTGCATGCAACCCAACAACATCATGGGCATCGAGAACATTTGTGAACTGGCAGCTAGGATGCTCTTCAGCGCGGTGGAGTGGGCCAGGAATATCCCCTTCTTCCCAGACCTCCAGATCACAGACCAGGTGGCCCTCCTGAGGCTGACCTGGAGCGAGTTATTTGTCCTCAACGCTGCCCAGTGCTCCATGCCCCTCCACGTAGCTCcgctcctggcagctgctggcctGCACGCTTCGCCAATGTCTGCTGACCGAGTGGTCGCCTTTATGGACCACATACGAATCTTCCAAGAGCAAgtagaaaaactgaaagcattGCATGTCGACTCTGCAGAATATAGCTGTTTAAAGGCCATAGTCCTCTTCACCTCAG ATGCCTGTGGTCTCTCTGATGTAGCCCATGTTGAAAGTTTACAGGAGAAGTCACAGTGTGCTTTGGAAGAGTATGTTAGGAGCCAGTATCCCAACCAGCCAACACGATTCGGGAAGCTATTACTACGTCTCCCCTCCCTTCGCACTGTCTCCTCTTCTGTCATAGAGCAATTGTTTTTCGTCCGTTTGGTAGGTAAAACCCCCATAGAAACCCTAATCAGGGATATGTTACTGTCTGGCAGCAGTTTTAACTGGCCTTACATGTCCATTCAATAA
- the NR2F2 gene encoding COUP transcription factor 2 isoform X1, which translates to MAMVVGAWRDPQDDVPGAQGTQPSQAPPVQGPPAGAPHTPQTPGPGGPPSTPAQTNPPSQQNQGDKQQQQQHIECVVCGDKSSGKHYGQFTCEGCKSFFKRSVRRNLSYTCRANRNCPIDQHHRNQCQYCRLKKCLKVGMRREAVQRGRMPPTQPTHGQFALTNGDPLNCHSYLSGYISLLLRAEPYPTSRFGSQCMQPNNIMGIENICELAARMLFSAVEWARNIPFFPDLQITDQVALLRLTWSELFVLNAAQCSMPLHVAPLLAAAGLHASPMSADRVVAFMDHIRIFQEQVEKLKALHVDSAEYSCLKAIVLFTSDACGLSDVAHVESLQEKSQCALEEYVRSQYPNQPTRFGKLLLRLPSLRTVSSSVIEQLFFVRLVGKTPIETLIRDMLLSGSSFNWPYMSIQ; encoded by the exons ATGGCAATGGTAGTCGGTGCGTGGCGAGACCCCCAGGACGATGTGCCCGGAGCTCAGGGAACGCAGCCTTCGCAAGCCCCGCCGGTGCAGGGACCCCCGGCCGGGGCCCCGCACACCCCACAGACCCCGGGGCCCGGGGGCCCTCCCAGTACGCCAGCCCAGACCAACCCGCCGAGCCAGCAGAACCAAGgagacaagcagcagcagcagcagcacattgaATGTGTGGTTTGTGGGGACAAGTCTAGTGGCAAACATTATGGCCAGTTTACCTGCGAGGGTTGCAAGAGTTTCTTCAAGCGGAGTGTAAGGAGGAATCTCAGCTACACTTGTCGTGCCAACAGGAACTGTCCCATTGACCAGCACCACCGCAATCAGTGTCAGTACTGCCGCCTCAAAAAATGCCTCAAAGTTGGCATGAGACGGGAAG CGGTCCAGAGGGGCAGAATGCCACCCACACAGCCAACTCATGGTCAGTTCGCCTTGACAAATGGGGACCCTCTCAACTGCCATTCCTACCTATCCGGATATATCTCCCTTCttctgagagcagagccctaCCCCACCTCCCGCTTTGGCAGTCAGTGCATGCAACCCAACAACATCATGGGCATCGAGAACATTTGTGAACTGGCAGCTAGGATGCTCTTCAGCGCGGTGGAGTGGGCCAGGAATATCCCCTTCTTCCCAGACCTCCAGATCACAGACCAGGTGGCCCTCCTGAGGCTGACCTGGAGCGAGTTATTTGTCCTCAACGCTGCCCAGTGCTCCATGCCCCTCCACGTAGCTCcgctcctggcagctgctggcctGCACGCTTCGCCAATGTCTGCTGACCGAGTGGTCGCCTTTATGGACCACATACGAATCTTCCAAGAGCAAgtagaaaaactgaaagcattGCATGTCGACTCTGCAGAATATAGCTGTTTAAAGGCCATAGTCCTCTTCACCTCAG ATGCCTGTGGTCTCTCTGATGTAGCCCATGTTGAAAGTTTACAGGAGAAGTCACAGTGTGCTTTGGAAGAGTATGTTAGGAGCCAGTATCCCAACCAGCCAACACGATTCGGGAAGCTATTACTACGTCTCCCCTCCCTTCGCACTGTCTCCTCTTCTGTCATAGAGCAATTGTTTTTCGTCCGTTTGGTAGGTAAAACCCCCATAGAAACCCTAATCAGGGATATGTTACTGTCTGGCAGCAGTTTTAACTGGCCTTACATGTCCATTCAATAA